The Glandiceps talaboti chromosome 1, keGlaTala1.1, whole genome shotgun sequence genome has a segment encoding these proteins:
- the LOC144435244 gene encoding pyrethroid hydrolase Ces2a-like gives MCWSIRLRAAYLVLLAIIPNNAEDPTVDISTGKLVGSTVQFTHEDTQHTVHVYKGIPYAEPPIGDLRFRPPVPKSPWRGIYDAKYTRGACVQSKSPFFLISEDLTSEDCLFLNVFVPQSELKKYAVMVWIHGGGFSMGSSSPIAYDATPLAAINDVIVVSINYRLGSLGFLTTGDSAAGGNYGMLDQVEGLKWIEKNIKAFGGDADRVTIFGESAGSLSCHLHILSPLSSGLFHRAILQSGVISPAYGLMDDIETSVKAAYTLGKELGCEQDNSEDLVQCLRKVPVEGFVQASVMESVKAGTDVLEPFSPIVDEHFTPKDPFRKLSNGSFNKIDCIVGSMADEGMFLNLMFFPEANGTAPFVDKATFDAMAPMYVFPPNHKYPAIKDMAKYLYTDWEKADSADYSYLDALSQMGGDSFHVCPIDKCTRDLFNAGVDAYLYHFTHYPSSSIWKTTWLKAAHGEDIPYVFGYHFHSQLHPDSVLQFDMTDEESLMSLQIMKYLTNFAKTGDPNMNEDGYMTEINWPKFSVPELQYKELSPSMPTKRALKAKECAFWNQLQSMIRELTDEMKTKCGKE, from the exons ATGTGTTGGAGTATTCGACTTCGTGCTGCATACCTAGTATTGTTAGCAATAATACCTAACAATGCGGAAGATCCAACTGTCGACATCAGCACTGGTAAACTAGTTGGTTCAACTGTACAGTTCACACACGAGGACACCCAACACACCGTGCATGTCTACAAAGGGATACCGTACGCTGAACCCCCGATAGGGGACTTAAGGTTTCGACCACCTGTTCCTAAATCACCATGGCGTGGAATTTACGATGCAAAATACACCAGAGGTGCCTGTGTGCAAAGTAAGTCTCCTTTTTTTCTAATATCAGAAGACTTGACCAGTGAAGACTGTCTATTTTTGAATGTGTTCGTGCCTCAAAGTGAG CTGAAGAAGTATGCAGTTATGGTGTGGATACATGGCGGTGGCTTCAGCATGGGGTCAAGCTCGCCAATAGCATACGATGCAACCCCATTGGCTGCtatcaatgacgtcattgtggTATCTATCAACTACCGACTTGGTTCACTGGGATTTTTAACTACAG GTGACTCGGCAGCAGGTGGTAACTATGGTATGCTTGATCAGGTTGAAGGATTGAAATGGATTGAGAAGAACATCAAAG CTTTTGGAGGTGATGCGGACAGAGTGACCATCTTTGGAGAGAGTGCTGGATCATTAAgctgtcatttgcatattttgtccCCTTTGTCATCTGGACTATTTCACAGGGCTATTCTACAG AGTGGCGTCATCTCACCAGCATATGGCCTTATGGATGATATAGAAACCTCAGTTAAGGCTGCTTATACATTGGGCAAGGAGCTTGGATGTGAGCAGGATAATTCTGAAGATCTGGTTCAGTGTCTTCGTAAAGTTCCAGTTGAAGGCTTCGTGCAAGCTTCAGTGATG GAAAGTGTTAAAGCTGGAACCGACGTGTTGGAACCGTTTAGTCCAATCGTAGACGAACACTTCACACCGAAAGATCCTTTCCGAAAGCTGTCTAATGGTTCTTTCAATAAAATTGATTGCATTGTTGGATCAATGGCTGACGAAGGCATGTTCTTGAATCTGATGTTTTTCCCCGAGGCAAATGGTACCGCGCCATTTGTTGACAAAGCAACATTTGATGCTATGGCGCCCATGTACGTTTTCCCACCAAACCACAAGTACCCAGCTATTAAGGACATGGCGAAATATCTCTACACAGATTGGGAGAAAGCCGATTCTGCCGATTATAGTTATTTAGATGCCCTAAGTCAGATGGGAGGTGACTCGTTTCATGTTTGTCCGATTGACAAGTGTACACGTGATCTGTTCAATGCTGGTGTTGATGCCTACCTTTATCATTTTACTCACTATCCATCATCATCCATCTGGAAAACAACGTGGCTGAAAGCAGCACATGGGGAAGACATTCCATATGTATTCGGCTATCACTTTCACTCCCAACTTCATCCAGATAGTGTATTGCAATTTGATATGACGGATGAAGAAAGTCTAATGTCATTGcagataatgaaatatttaactAATTTTGCTAAGACTGG TGACCCTAACATGAACGAAGATGGTTACATGACAGAGATCAATTGGCCCAAATTCAGTGTTCCTGAGCTGCAGTACAAGGAACTATCTCCATCCATGCCAACTAAAAGAGCCTTAAAAGCCAAGGAATGTGCATTCTGGAATCAACTTCAGTCGATGATACGGGAACTCACAG ATGAAATGAAGACAAAATGTGGAAAGgagtga
- the LOC144435254 gene encoding pyrethroid hydrolase Ces2e-like, with protein MCAKFSATFLLLLVITTNAEDPTVDISTGKLVGSAVQFTHEDTQHTVHVYKGIPYAEPPIGDLRFRPPVPKSQWSGIYDATQIRDACMQLKTPLSLIPDDFSEDCLFLNVFVPQSVLKKYAVMVWIHGGGFIMGSGSPIAYDSTPLAAVNDVIVVTINYRLGPLGFLTTGDSTATGNYGMLDQVEALKWVKKNIEAFGGDADRVTIFGESTGSISSHLHILSPLSSGLFHRAILQSGALSPGYGLVYDIDTAVKAAYTLAKELGCEHDNSEDLIQCLRDVPVQSFPKASLMGSVQSVKAGSEVFEPFSPIVDDYFAPKDPFRKLSDGSFNKVDCIVGSMADEGMFMNMMSFPEANGTAPFVDKGMFEDMSPMYIFPPYHKYPAVKDMAKYFYTDWEKADSAEYSYLDALSEMTGDSLFVCPIDKCARDLFNAGVDAYLYHFTHNPLSSIWKTTWLKAAHAEDIPYVFGYQLRSQLYSDSDWHFTMTDEENLMSLQIMKYFTNFAKTGDPNLNEDGSVTEISWPKFTVPELQYKELSPSMPTKRALRARECAFWNQFQGDLRKHIDERKTKCGEE; from the exons ATGTGTGCTAAATTTAGCGCTACATTCCTACTATTGTTAGTAATAACTACCAATGCGGAAGATCCAACTGTCGACATCAGCACAGGTAAACTAGTTGGTTCAGCTGTACAGTTCACACACGAGGACACCCAACACACCGTGCATGTCTACAAAGGGATACCGTACGCTGAACCCCCGATAGGGGACTTGAGATTTCGACCACCTGTTCCTAAATCACAGTGGAGTGGAATTTACGACGCCACACAAATCAGAGATGCATGTATGCAACTTAAGACCCCGTTATCTCTAATACCGGACGATTTCAGCGAAGACTGCCTATTTCTGAATGTTTTTGTGCCTCAAAGTGTG CTGAAGAAGTATGCAGTTATGGTATGGATACACGGCGGTGGTTTCATCATGGGTTCTGGCTCACCAATAGCTTATGATTCAACCCCATTGGCAGCtgtcaatgacgtcattgtggTGACTATCAACTACCGACTTGGTCCACTCGGTTTTTTAACTACAG GTGACTCAACTGCGACTGGTAACTATGGTATGCTTGATCAGGTTGAAGCATTGAAATGGGTGAAGAAGAACATCGAAG CTTTTGGAGGTGATGCAGACCGAGTGACCATATTTGGGGAGAGTACTGGATCAATTagttctcatttgcatattttgtccCCTTTGTCATCTGGACTATTTCACAGGGCTATTCTACAG AGTGGTGCCCTCTCACCCGGATATGGACTTGTATATGATATAGACACCGCAGTAAAGGCTGCTTATACATTGGCCAAGGAGCTTGGGTGTGAGCATGATAATTCTGAAGATCTCATTCAGTGTCTTCGTGACGTTCCAGTCCAAAGTTTTCCGAAGGCTTCATTAATG GGAAGTGTTCAGAGTGTTAAAGCAGGAAGCGAAGTGTTTGAACCTTTCAGTCCAATTGTGGATGACTACTTCGCACCAAAAGATCCTTTCCGAAAGCTGTCTGATGGCTCTTTCAATAAAGTTGACTGCATTGTTGGATCAATGGCTGATGAAGGCATGTTCATGAACATGATGTCATTTCCCGAGGCAAACGGTACTGCGCCGTTCGTTGACAAAGGAATGTTTGAAGATATGTCCCCGATGTACATTTTCCCCCCATACCACAAGTATCCAGCTGTTAAGGACATGGCGAAATATTTCTACACGGATTGGGAGAAAGCCGATTCTGCTGAGTATAGTTACTTAGACGCTCTTAGTGAAATGACGGGAGACTCACTTTTCGTTTGTCCAATTGACAAGTGTGCACGTGATCTGTTCAATGCTGGTGTTGATGCCTACCTTTATCATTTCACACACAATCCATTATCATCGATCTGGAAAACAACTTGGCTGAAAGCAGCACATGCAGAAGACATTCCGTATGTATTCGGCTATCAGCTTCGTTCCCAACTTTATTCCGATAGTGATTGGCACTTTACTATGACGGACGAAGAGAACCTGATGTCACTGCagattatgaaatatttcaccaaCTTTGCTAAGACTGG TGACCCTAACCTGAACGAAGATGGTAGCGTGACAGAGATCAGTTGGCCTAAATTCACGGTTCCTGAGCTGCAGTACAAGGAACTATCTCCATCTATGCCAACTAAGAGAGCCTTGAGAGCCAGAGAATGTGCATTCTGGAATCAATTTCAAGGCGATTTACGAAAACACATTG ATGAAAGGAAGACAAAATGTGGAGAAGAGTGA
- the LOC144435265 gene encoding pyrethroid hydrolase Ces2a-like has product MGSSICIRPSVTFVLLLAITINAEDPTVEISTGKLVGSTVQFTHGDTQHTVNVYKRIPFAEPPIGDLRFQPPVPVTPWDGVYDATRVGDACMQMQLPIFPTTEDLSEDCLYLNVFVPQHGLKKYAVMVWIHGGGFNMGSGSPVAYDATPLAAINDVIVVSINYRLGPFGYLTTGDSAARGNVGMLDQVEGLKWVKNNIEAFGGDVDRVTIFGESAGAFSCHMHILSPLSSGLFHRAILQSGALSPAYGLTDDIETSVKAAYALGKELGCEQDNSEDLVRCLRKVPAEYFVQDSLVESLESVTAGTELVQPFNPIVDDHFAPKNPFEKLSTGSFNKVDCIVGTNADEGMMWHLMFFPEANGTAPFVDKTTFDAMAPMYIFPPNHKYPAIREMAKYLYTDWEKADSTEYTYLDTLSQMAGDSFFVCPSDKCARDLVNVDADAYLYHFTHYPSSSIFKTTWLKATHAEDLPFVFGWNFRSQLHPDIDSDWLFTFTDEEVEMSLQIMKYFTNFAKTGDPNLNEDGSMAEISWPKFTVPELHYKELSPSMPTKRALKAKECAFWNQLYSDMQKHTDELKTKCGEE; this is encoded by the exons ATGGGTTCGAGTATATGTATCAGACCCAGTGTTACATTCGTACTATTGTTAGCAATAACTATCAATGCTGAAGACCCAACTGTCGAAATTAGTACAGGTAAACTTGTAGGTTCAACTGTACAGTTCACACACGGTGACACCCAGCACACCGTCAATGTCTACAAACGGATACCATTCGCTGAACCCCCGATAGGTGACCTAAGATTTCAACCTCCAGTACCTGTAACACCATGGGACGGAGTTTACGATGCAACACGCGTCGGAGATGCCTGTATGCAAATGCAGTTGCCAATATTTCCAACAACAGAAGATTTGAGCGAAGACTGTCTTTATCTGAATGTGTTTGTACCTCAGCATGGG CTGAAGAAGTATGCAGTTATGGTATGGATACATGGCGGTGGCTTCAACATGGGGTCAGGCTCACCAGTAGCTTATGATGCAACCCCATTGGCTGCTATCAATGACGTCATAGTGGTATCTATCAACTACCGACTTGGTCCATTCGGATATTTAACTACAG GCGACTCAGCAGCACGTGGCAATGTTGGTATGCTTGATCAGGTTGAAGGATTGAAATGGGTGAAGAACAACATTGAAG CTTTCGGAGGTGATGTAGACAGAGTGACCATATTTGGAGAAAGTGCTGGAGCATTTAGCTGTCATATGCATATCCTGTCCCCTTTGTCATCTGGACTGTTCCACAGGGCTATTCTACAG AGTGGCGCCCTCTCACCTGCATATGGACTTACAGATGACATAGAAACCTCGGTCAAGGCTGCTTATGCATTGGGAAAGGAGCTTGGGTGTGAGCAGGATAATTCTGAAGATCTGGTTCGGTGTCTTCGTAAAGTTCCAGCCGAATATTTTGTGCAAGATTCGTTGGTG GAAAGTCTAGAGAGTGTTACAGCAGGAACAGAGCTAGTACAGCCGTTTAATCCAATTGTTGATGACCACTTCGCACCAAAAAATCCTTTCGAAAAACTTTCCACTGGATCGTTTAATAAAGTTGATTGCATTGTTGGAACAAATGCTGATGAAGGCATGATGTGGCATCTGATGTTTTTCCCCGAGGCAAATGGTACCGCGCCATTTGTTGACAAAACAACGTTTGATGCTATGGCACCCATGTACATTTTCCCACCAAACCACAAGTATCCAGCTATTAGGGAGATGGCGAAATATTTGTATACAGATTGGGAGAAAGCCGATTCTACCGAATATACTTACTTAGATACTCTCAGCCAGATGGCAGGAGACTCGTTTTTTGTTTGTCCATCTGACAAGTGTGCACGTGATCTGGTCAATGTTGACGCTGATGCCTACCTTTATCATTTTACTCACTATCCATCATCATCGATCTTCAAAACAACGTGGCTGAAAGCAACACATGCGGAAGATCTTCCATTTGTGTTTGGGTGGAACTTCCGTTCACAGCTTCATCCCGATATCGATAGTGATTGGCTGTTTACGTTCACCGATGAAGAGGTTGAGATGTCATTGCagattatgaaatatttcactaaCTTTGCTAAGACTGG TGACCCTAACCTGAACGAAGATGGCAGCATGGCAGAGATAAGTTGGCCCAAATTCACCGTTCCTGAGCTGCACTACAAGGAACTGTCTCCATCCATGCCAACTAAAAGAGCCTTGAAAGCCAAGGAATGTGCATTCTGGAATCAACTGTATAGTGATATGCAGAAGCACACTG ATGAATTAAAGACAAAATGTGGAGAAGAGTGA